The sequence below is a genomic window from Acidobacteriota bacterium.
CGTTTCTTGGCATCGTAGAGAGCCCTGTCCGAACAATTCAGAATCTCTTCTGCATTCTTTGCCATGTCCGGATATGTGGCGATCCCTGTGCTGATCTGCATGGTCAACGAAGTTCCCCCGATGCTGACCCGTTCATTTTTCAATCTCTCCACCAGCCTGTTGACAACGTTGGCAGACTGATCGGCAGAAGCTCCCGGCAGAACTATGACGAACTCATCGCCTCCAAACCTGCAGAAATAATCCATCTTTCTTATGGAGTTTTGAACAAACGTCGCGAATATCTGCAGGCATTTATCCCCGAACTGATGTCCGTAGCTGTCATTGATCCTCTTGAAATCATCCAGATCCATCATGGCAATGGACAGGCTGTTTCCCTGCCTGGAAGCCCTCTCCACTTCCTTTTCCAAAATGGAAATAAGGTAGCTCTTGTTGAAAGCTCCAGTCAGCCCATCCTTTATGGAGACTTCCTTCAGCTCACGCATGAGGATCCTGTTCTCAGCAGCGATGTCCATGTTCAGGAGGAGCGTGTATAGAGTGATAAGTTCATGGTGGAAGGGATGCCCACTGGACCTGTTATCCATCCATAGGATTCCCAGCAACGGAAAATATTTGCAGGTCAAGCATTCTTCCCCGATGGCGTAGTCTTCCTTCTTTCCTCTGTGCGCACCATTCCTGGAAAACTCATGAGAGATCTTCAGGAAGGCCTCGCTCCGATTCAGAAGGCAACCCTCCCCGCGGTAGGAAAAGATCGGGAAGAAGAGAGAATCTCTTTCTTCCTCACCGAGGGAACGATAGAGCAGTCTCTTCAAGGCGGCGGATTCGACGCGTGAAAAGAAAGAACTCTTGTGCCTGGCAGCATTGAGAAGGATCCAGCTGCATTCATGGATCGGGATCTGGAGCCTCTCCCGGCTTTCAGCCTCTATTCCAGAAGCGAATTGGCCCTGGAGGAGATCTTCTCCCTGACGAAGACAGAGGAACCCGACGCGTTCGATGCTCAGAGTCTGATGAATACCCGAAACTATTTTTTCCAGCATCTCATCCACATCGGAAGAAGATAAAAGAACTGAGATTAACCTATTGATGAAGACGAACTGTCTCAGCAGGTTCTCATATTCTTCTCTGATCTTCCGGCTGACGTTGCCCGTGCCATCATTCCCGATGGGTAGAAGATTCTCTGGATGTCGCTGATTCAACATTTCATCTGCCCCCCGGCCGTTCAGTTTAACGTAACATACCCGCTGATCTTGAGGATGAACTTTCTCAGATCAAGCTCATGAGCTTCCAGAGACTGGCCCAGGTAATCGACCGTCACGCACTGACCATTGCTGCAATCCCTCACCGTCTCCTCTACGATTCTCATGATCTGCCTCATCAGATCCTCTGCGGTGACCGTTTGAAGTCTCTCATCCACCACTGCCATGCTTTCTTTTTGCGCCATTTTGTTTCCCCTATCCTTCCAAAATTTCTTCAAAATCAACTTTTTCCTATCTTTCCTTCCAAACCACGAAAGCTCCCTGAAATGATCTTTGAAAGCAGATAATCTGCGTTTCCCTTAGCCTCTCCCATGATGACCGTTGCCTTCCCCTTTATCCCAAGGCACATGACCGGCTTCGGATCGCTCTTAATGGGAATCTCACACAACTCATCCTCCCACAATTCGATCCCTTCCCTGAAGAAATCTTCCAGCTCCTCTCCCGCGCTGTTCATGATTACCCACACATCGCCGGTATTTTCGATCCTTCCGTTCCTGATCTCCGGTCTGGATGTAAAAATAGCATCGGCTTTTCCATCGAGATTCTTTCTGGTAGTCAAATATCTTCTTCCCTGCAACCTACCGGCTCCTCTTCTCTTCATGAGCCCTCCTCACTTAAAACAGATTAAGCTCATTCCTGTCTATCAGATCAATTGATATCGCTTTTCTCGCTTTCCGAAAGCATGTCGAGAACGAGACATAGCTCCTCTTTTTCAAAATCTTTCAGGAGAAAATAGTGTACTCCTACCCTGCGTATCAGATTTTCCAGGTTCTCCGAATATTTCGTCACATAAAAGATGATGGGAAGTTTTTTCAGGTTCACTTTGATCTCGGAGATGATATTGAGATTCTCGCCTGGATTTTTCCTCTGGATGACGATGGCCGCGATCGGCCTATGGGTGATAGCCGAAAATACGCTTTTCTCTCCGATCCTCCCCTTGATGGAGACTAGCTCCAGGTCGAGGCTATTGCAGACTTCATGAAATATCTCCACATTATGATGGTTTCCGTTGTTCATGAAGAGGAAAACCTGACCTTTTCTTCGATTGCTGCCTGATTCGAGTAGATCCATCGTTCCTTCTGCCTCCTAAACTTTGCTGATATAAGGCAATGGCGATGCCAGAGAAAAATTTTGGGCAAAAAATTTATATCTTTTTTATTTTTAATGAATTAGGAGGCTATTAAGAATCTGTCGTTTTTAGGCTGGTTGCAAGATAATGTCTAAAAATGAGAATAAATTACTGTTTGAGGGGTTTAGAGAAAATGATTGATCCTTACAATTTGCTAATAACAAAAGGGTTGTTTGCAATGCGAAACTTTGTATCAATATGAGAATGCTATAGGGAGGCATGAAAAATGGCGATTTCAATCGATCTTGAACCTCTGCATCTTTCTGTAAAGCGTGGCTCTAGGAATGTTTAGCATCTTCGAGGCTTTGAGCTTATTTCCACCGGAAAGCATGAGAGCATCTCTTATGTGTTTCTCTTCAGCCTGTTGGAGAGTTAATACATCCTTGATAGCTCCGGCATCTTCCTCTGAAGCGACATCAGAAGGCAGATCTTTCGGCCGGATGATTTCCCTTTCCGAGACTATCACGGCATTTTCTATGACATTTTCCAGCTCCCGGATATTTCCAGGCCAGTGGTAACAGGTCAGGAATTCCATGGCCTTTGGAGAGAGAGTTTTCGCGCTCCTTCCATGCTTCCTGCAATATTGAGAGATGAATTTATTTGCCAGAGGAATGATGTCCTCAACTCTTTTTCTTAAAGGTGGCAGATTAATGGAGACCGAGCTGAGCCGGTAGTAGAGATCCTCGCGGAACTCTCCGCACTCGATCGCCCTCTTGAGATCAAGATTGGTCGCAGCGATGACCCTGACGTTGATCTTCTTGTTGACCGTGCTTCCTATCTTCCTGATCTCCCTGTTCTGCAGAACCCTGAGGAGACCGACCTGGGTCTGCTTGTTGGCCGTTCCGACTTCATCGAGAAAGATTGTTCCTCCATCGGCGGCTTCGAAGAGCCCTATCTTCGTGCTGGAGGCCCCCGTGAAGGCTCCTCTGACATGTCCGAAGAGCTCGCTTTCAAGGAGGGATGGAGGAAGCGAACCACAACTCACGGCTATGAACGGTCCATTTTTCCTCGGAGATCTGTTATGGATTTCACCTGCAACGAGTTCCTTCCCGGTCCCCGATTCTCCAAAAATCAGAACTGTGCAATCAGTCAGCGCTACCTGTCTGATCAGATGGAAGACACGAAGCATTGCTGGCGAGGAACCTATCATCTCTCCGAAGCGCATCTCCCCATCGAGCTGTCTCTTGAGCGTGTCGATGTTTTCCTGAAGATACTTCTTCTCGAGCGTCTTCTGGATATCGATGAGTAGCTTTTCAATCTGGAAAGGCTTCGTGATGTAATTGTATGCTCCTTCCTTTATGGCCCTTACAGCGCTCTCGATATCGGCGAACCCCGTCATGATGATGAGCTCCGACTCAGGTTGAACCTTCATCGCTTCCTTCATTAGAGAGATGCCGTCCATCTCGGGCATTACCAGATCGATCAAAAAGACGTCGTAAAGGCTTTCCTGGATCTTCCTCAACGCATCGGAGACATTATCCGCCGTTTCGACGACGTGGCCATCCGAAGAGAGGACGTCTCTGATCATACCAAGCAGGGAGTGATCATCGTCGATGACGAGGATGTGGCCGCAATATTTAACCGAAGTGATGTTTTTTTCTTTAACGATTCTTGTTTCCATCTCCACCCTCCCACGAGGGAGAAACAAAAGGTCTCAAGGCTGAAATGATAGACATAAACCCTGAAATTATCAACAAAGAATTGATATGGTGCAGATCGACTGCATCATAAAACTAAGAACAAGCTTTAAGGGCTTCTAGAATAAGCATCTCATCGACAGGGAAAGTTATCTTCCGGCGATCCGCTGGCTTTCCGATCCCTCCGATGAGGACACACTCAATCCTTCCTCTCCTGATCTTCTTGTCCCGTCTGGAGATTTCGATGAGGTCACGAGTGGAGAATGCCGCAGGCACGCTTACCGGTAAAGAGAATGATCGGAGGAGGTCGCGGACCCTTTGTAGCGAACAGTCATTCAAAAGTCCCATCCTTCTGGAGATCTCTCCTTCGACGAGCATCCCGATTGATACAGCTTCCCCGTGGCGAATCCTGTATGAGGAAAGGAGCTCCAGGCTGTGAGCAACTGTATGACCGAAGTTAAGGATCTTTCTAAGACCCTTTTCTTTCTCGTCTTTCTGAACGACCTCTCCTTTTAGCCGGGCACACCTGGATACTATCCTCTCAACAAGGTCCAAGTCAATACACACAATGGCATCTGCATTCTCTTCAATCAGATCGAACAACGATTCATCGAGAGCAACTCCATACTTGATTGCTTCTGCCAGCCCACAGCGGAACTCTCTTTTCGGGAGTGTGAGCAGCGTGTCGACATCCATGAGAATGGCCTCAGGCTGGTGGAAAGAGCCGATCAGATTCTTACCGGAAGGATGGTTGATTGCCGTCTTGCCACCGACGGAACTGTCCACCATCGATAGTAATGTTGTCGGAATTTGTACGTACGGGATGCCGC
It includes:
- the aroB gene encoding 3-dehydroquinate synthase; protein product: MKTFRLTFPSQKKSCNLHIGRGLLKRVPGVLAGMELAEVYLLLTDRRVGKLYGNALFNSLKKRGISCRKLAVPPGEGSKSREIKELVEDRMIEDRFGRDSALLALGGGVVGDLGGFVASTYMRGIPYVQIPTTLLSMVDSSVGGKTAINHPSGKNLIGSFHQPEAILMDVDTLLTLPKREFRCGLAEAIKYGVALDESLFDLIEENADAIVCIDLDLVERIVSRCARLKGEVVQKDEKEKGLRKILNFGHTVAHSLELLSSYRIRHGEAVSIGMLVEGEISRRMGLLNDCSLQRVRDLLRSFSLPVSVPAAFSTRDLIEISRRDKKIRRGRIECVLIGGIGKPADRRKITFPVDEMLILEALKACS
- a CDS encoding sigma-54 dependent transcriptional regulator produces the protein METRIVKEKNITSVKYCGHILVIDDDHSLLGMIRDVLSSDGHVVETADNVSDALRKIQESLYDVFLIDLVMPEMDGISLMKEAMKVQPESELIIMTGFADIESAVRAIKEGAYNYITKPFQIEKLLIDIQKTLEKKYLQENIDTLKRQLDGEMRFGEMIGSSPAMLRVFHLIRQVALTDCTVLIFGESGTGKELVAGEIHNRSPRKNGPFIAVSCGSLPPSLLESELFGHVRGAFTGASSTKIGLFEAADGGTIFLDEVGTANKQTQVGLLRVLQNREIRKIGSTVNKKINVRVIAATNLDLKRAIECGEFREDLYYRLSSVSINLPPLRKRVEDIIPLANKFISQYCRKHGRSAKTLSPKAMEFLTCYHWPGNIRELENVIENAVIVSEREIIRPKDLPSDVASEEDAGAIKDVLTLQQAEEKHIRDALMLSGGNKLKASKMLNIPRATLYRKMQRFKID
- a CDS encoding GGDEF domain-containing protein, producing MLNQRHPENLLPIGNDGTGNVSRKIREEYENLLRQFVFINRLISVLLSSSDVDEMLEKIVSGIHQTLSIERVGFLCLRQGEDLLQGQFASGIEAESRERLQIPIHECSWILLNAARHKSSFFSRVESAALKRLLYRSLGEEERDSLFFPIFSYRGEGCLLNRSEAFLKISHEFSRNGAHRGKKEDYAIGEECLTCKYFPLLGILWMDNRSSGHPFHHELITLYTLLLNMDIAAENRILMRELKEVSIKDGLTGAFNKSYLISILEKEVERASRQGNSLSIAMMDLDDFKRINDSYGHQFGDKCLQIFATFVQNSIRKMDYFCRFGGDEFVIVLPGASADQSANVVNRLVERLKNERVSIGGTSLTMQISTGIATYPDMAKNAEEILNCSDRALYDAKKR